The Agrococcus carbonis sequence GCGCGCGACACCGAGCGCATCCGGCTCGGGACCCTCGTGTCGTCGGTCACCTACCGGCTGCCCGGCATCCTGGCGGTGCAGGTCGCGAACGTGGATGCGATGTCCGGCGGCCGCATCGAGCTCGGCCTGGGCACGGGATGGTTCGAGGCCGAGCACCGGGCGCTCGGCATCCCCTTCCCCGAGCGCCGCTTCGACCTGCTCGAGGAGCAGCTCGCGATCGTCACGGGACTGTGGCAGACGCCCGTCGGCGCCCGCTTCTCGTTCGCGGGCGAGCACTACCGGCTCGAGGACTCCCCCGCGCTGCCGAAGCCGGTGCAGGAGCGCGTGCCGGTGATCGTCGGGGGCCTCGGCGCGAAGCGGACGCCGCGGCTCGCGGCGGAGTTCGGCGACGAGCACAACCTCTCGTTCCCGCCCTTCGACCGCATCCGCCCGCTCTTCGCGGCCCTCGACGACGCGATCGAGCGCGCCGAGCGCACCCGGCCCGTCGTGCGCTCCGTCGCGCTCGTCGCGTGCGTGGGCGAGGACGAGGCGGCGTTCGCGCGCCGCGCGGCCGCGATCGGCCGGGAGCCCGCCGAGCTGCGCGCCCACGGGATCGCGGGCACGCCCGCCGAGGTGGAGGACCGGCTCGCCGCGCTCGCCGACGACGGCGTCGAGCGGGTCTACCTGCAGGTGCTCGACCTGCGCGACCTCGAGCACCTCGACGAGCTCGCCGCGCGCACGGAGGCGGTCGCGTCAGGCACGCGCGGCTGACGCGAGCACGCGGAGCGCGAGGACGGAGAACGCGAGGACGGGGGCGGCCCGAAGGCCGCCCCCGTCCTGGGTGTTGCGTGACTCAGGCCTGCGTGCGACCGCGGTTGCGGGTCACGAGGCCCCAGATCAGCAGCACGATGATCGAGCCGCCGATCGCGAGCAGCCAGGTCTGGATGGAGAAGAAGTCCTCCAGCGGTGCGTTGAACAGCAGCGAGCCGAGCCAGCCGCCGAGCAGTGCGCCCACGACGCCCAGGATGAGGGTCATGATCCATCCGCCGCCCTGACGACCGGGGAGGATCAGCTTCGCGATCGCGCCGGCCAGGAGGCCGAGGACGATCCAACCGAGAATGCCCATGTGCTTGGTCCCTTCTCTCCAGCAGCGGTGCAAGGGTCTTACCCCGCCGGGCCCCCGCGGTGGCGGAAGCCGGGATCAAGCCTACGCAGATTCATGGGAGATTCCTGGGAGCGTCCTACTCAGCTGCTGGCACGCTCCAGGACGATCTCGCGCACTCGTGCGGCGTCCGCCTGGCCCCGCATCGCCTTCATGACGGCACCGATCACCGCGCCGGCAGCCTGCACCTTGCCGTCGCGGATCTTCTGCAGCACATCGGGCTGCGCCGCGAGCGCCTCGTCGACCGCGGCGACGAGCGCCGACTCATCCGTGACGACCTTGAGGCCGCGCGCCTCGGCGACCTCGGCGGGGCTGCCCTCGCCCGCGATGACGCCTTCGAGCGCCTGCCGGGCGAGCCGGTCGGTGAGGGTCCCCTCGTCGACGAGCCGCTGCAGCTCGGCGACGTGCGCCGGGTCGACGAGGCTCCCCGCCTCGACGCCGCGGTCGTTCGCGACGCGCGCGATCTCGCCCGTCCACCACTTGCGCGCCGCCTGCGGGGCGGCGCCCGCGGCGACCGTGGCCTCCACGAGGTGCAGCATGTCGCCGTTCACCACGTCCTGGAACTCGAGATCGGTGAAGCCCCACTCGGCCTTGAGGCGCCGGCGGTGGGCGACGGGCTGCTCGGGCAGCTGCGCGCGCAGCTCCTCGACGAGCTCGCGGCTCGGCTCGACGGGCAGCAGGTCGGGCTCCGGGAAGTAGCGGTAGTCGTCGGCGTCCGACTTCGGACGGCCCGCGCTCGTCGTGCCGGTG is a genomic window containing:
- a CDS encoding LLM class F420-dependent oxidoreductase — encoded protein: MDFRIFTEPQQGASYDELLAIALRTEQLGFDGFFRSDHYLRMGDGDPGYGPTDAWTTLAGLARDTERIRLGTLVSSVTYRLPGILAVQVANVDAMSGGRIELGLGTGWFEAEHRALGIPFPERRFDLLEEQLAIVTGLWQTPVGARFSFAGEHYRLEDSPALPKPVQERVPVIVGGLGAKRTPRLAAEFGDEHNLSFPPFDRIRPLFAALDDAIERAERTRPVVRSVALVACVGEDEAAFARRAAAIGREPAELRAHGIAGTPAEVEDRLAALADDGVERVYLQVLDLRDLEHLDELAARTEAVASGTRG
- a CDS encoding GlsB/YeaQ/YmgE family stress response membrane protein — protein: MGILGWIVLGLLAGAIAKLILPGRQGGGWIMTLILGVVGALLGGWLGSLLFNAPLEDFFSIQTWLLAIGGSIIVLLIWGLVTRNRGRTQA